One Natrinema longum genomic window, TTCGACCCGAAATCCGGGTCGGAGACGTACGTCGTCTCGAGCAAACAGCCACCCGAACCCGCCGCGCTCGAACGGGCACTGGACGACTACGGGGCGTTCGTCGCGGCCTACAACGAGTACGTCCGGTCGTTCGACGGGATCCTCGAGGACGTCCCCGACGAGTTCCCCGCGGTCGAGTCGACGGCCGAACTGGTCGCCGAACGGGATCGAATCGTCGACCGCATCCGCGACGTGGGCAACGCGATCGCGAGCCAGCTTCACCGGTACGACGGCGAGTACGGCACCTACGCGACGACGGTTTCGGGGACCCGCTGGGAGCTGAAGTGGGACGGTGACGTCGTCTCCTACCTGCGAGTCGGCGGCTCCGACGGGATCTACCTCCTTTCGCAGTACGGCCCGCCACCGGCCCCCGAGGTGCGACGGCTCGCCGAGGATGTCCCCGCGTTCGTCGCTGCGTTCAACGAGTACGTCGAGGACCTCGAGGCCGACCTCGAGACGATCGAGTTCGACGACTAGTCCATAGCCGCGGGCTGCCAGCGGTGTGTAACTCGGTCCACCGGTTCCCAGAGGCAGTGGCTCCGGATCGCTGGCACGAATCGAGAGGAACGTGTATGGTGTCGTTTCGACCGTTCGATACCTCGTACGATTCCGTTACGGCCCCGAGTCGATGGCTCGAGGGAGATCCGGACCGGTACCCACCGGAGGGGAGCGTTCTATATCGGAACTAGTAGCCGTTTTGTACCGTCTGTGCCTACGGGAGGGTGGCGACGGCGCTCGCCTGGACCACCTATGAACGGCCCTCCGACCCGAACTGACGATGGAACCGTCCACGACCGTATCGCTGGCACCGACGGGAACGACCCGGCGGGCCCGGCGGCGTTCGATGCCATCGTCGTTCGCTACGAGTCCGGCAACGATCGCTGTACGTTCGTCCCCCACAACGGAACGACCGAGGAGAAACTGAACGCCTGGCTGACCGTGGATCTCGAGGCCGTCGTCGATCTCGACGATGTCCGCTGATGACAGCTGCGGGACGTTCTCGGTACGATCCCGGCCGGCGACGATGGAAGTCCGGTGAACGACACGCGAGAGAACAGAGCCAGAAGTCAGACGTCGACGTACTGGTCGACCCACTTCTGGCGGCGCTGGAGCGCGCGTCGGCCTTTCGGCGTCAGCGCGTAATAGTTCGTCCGCCGATCGAGCGCTCCTTTCTCGACGAATTCCTTCTCGACGAGCGTGTCGAGGTTCGGATACAGCCGACCGTGGGTGACCGGCTGGTCGATATAGCTATTGATGTCGTCGAGAATCTCCTGCCCTGACGGCCGGTCTTTCCCTGCGATCACGTACAACAAGTCACGCTGGAATCCAGTTAGCTGATCCATGGATCACCCTCTGAATGACGACCTTCACCACGCCGTGGCTTTGTTATAGGGCTGGTACGGGCACCTCACAACCGGAACGCACCGCATAGGAGACGGCCGGTGGCGTCCCACGGCACTCGACGTGTGCGAACGGACGAGCGGCCGTGCCGCCGAGAGGGCCGGTAGCGTCCACGCTCGAGTCCGTATATGACGCGGCGTTTTTGACGCTCACCGCCGTACCGTCCGCTATGCCAACCGACCCACTCGCCTGGGAGACGGGCGAGCGCCGAGTAGCCTACTCCTGTCCGGGATTCGATGTCGTTAACGAGTCCGTTCGACTTCCCGATGGAACCGAATCGGAGTTCGACTATCTCTCGGAACCCGCGAGCGTCTGTATCCTGCCGTTTACGCCCGACGGAACCGTCGTCTGTATCGAAGAATGGCGACAAGCCGTCGCGCGGATCAGCCGCGGGCTCCCCGTCGGCGGGGTCGAACCGGACGACGAGGATCTCGAGGCCTCGGCACGCCGGGAGCTCGCCGAGGAGACCGGCTACGAAGCCAACGAACTCGAGCCACTGGTGACCGTCGAGCCGGCAAACGGGATCGCCGACGCCGTCTTGCATTGCTTCGTCGCTCGTGGCTGCCGGCCGACCGCCGAACAGCAACTCGATCACAACGAGAGCATTCGCGTGACCGAGCGATCGCTCGCGGACCTGACCGACGCGGTGGCCGACGGCGAGATCCGCGACGGCCGGACGGTTCTTGCCCTCTCGTACTATCGGTTGTTCGACGAGGAGAGCGGCCCGGACGGCGAGAGGAATCGTTGAACCGAGTTACGTGCCAGCGGGCGTTCACTGACTCAACGAGACGATAGCGCTCCGC contains:
- a CDS encoding DUF7511 domain-containing protein; protein product: MNGPPTRTDDGTVHDRIAGTDGNDPAGPAAFDAIVVRYESGNDRCTFVPHNGTTEEKLNAWLTVDLEAVVDLDDVR
- a CDS encoding NUDIX hydrolase, whose amino-acid sequence is MPTDPLAWETGERRVAYSCPGFDVVNESVRLPDGTESEFDYLSEPASVCILPFTPDGTVVCIEEWRQAVARISRGLPVGGVEPDDEDLEASARRELAEETGYEANELEPLVTVEPANGIADAVLHCFVARGCRPTAEQQLDHNESIRVTERSLADLTDAVADGEIRDGRTVLALSYYRLFDEESGPDGERNR
- a CDS encoding PadR family transcriptional regulator translates to MDQLTGFQRDLLYVIAGKDRPSGQEILDDINSYIDQPVTHGRLYPNLDTLVEKEFVEKGALDRRTNYYALTPKGRRALQRRQKWVDQYVDV